From a single Ascaphus truei isolate aAscTru1 chromosome 2, aAscTru1.hap1, whole genome shotgun sequence genomic region:
- the GMNN gene encoding geminin, producing the protein MNTNMKQRADAEKPTMSIKNCLVDRTNDCAAPRRTLKVIQQSAAGCLVGRVKEPAKGFSTKRKLWNDQFTSKKAKVEVAVDPEHRENRSISSEAFDLMVTENPSFQYWKGVAEERRKALYEALQENEKLHKEIELKDGEIAHLKQENDELKELAEHVQYMANMIERLTGHAPESLDVLKDLDLEGTRCEDERDDLEARHISFEQNSEEYAAI; encoded by the exons ATGAATACTAACATGAAGCAGAGAGCTGATGCAGAGAAGCCCACCATGTCCATCAAG AATTGCTTGGTGGACAGAACTAATGACTGTGCTGCTCCAAGAAGAACTCTTAAAGTAATTCAACAGTCAGCAGCAGGCTGCCTTGTTGGAAGGGTGAAAGAG cctgcAAAAGGCTTTTCTACCAAGAGAAAACTGTGGAATGACCAATTTACATCAAAGAAAGCGAAGGTGGAAGTTGCTGTTGACCCAGAACACCGGGAGAATCGTAGCATTTCAAGTGAAGCCTTTGACCTTATGGTGACAG AAAATCCGTCTTTTCAATACTGGAAGGGAGTGgcagaggaaagaaggaaggcACTTTATGAAGCTTTACAGGAGAATGAAAAG TTGCACAAAGAAATAGAGCTCAAAGATGGAGAAATTGCACATCTAAAGCAGGAGAACGATGAACTTAAAGAGCTTGCAGAACATGTGCAGTACATGGCAAATATGATTGAG aggttGACTGGACATGCCCCAGAAAGTCTTGACGTACTAAAGGATCTTGATTTGGAAGGAACTAGGTGTGAAGATGAAAGGGATGATCTGGAGGCCCGTCACATAAGTTTTGAACAAAATTCAGAAGAATATGCAGCAATTTAA